The genomic DNA CCTGCCTCCTACAGAAATGCGCATGACCACCCGTGAATACTTCGACTACGAAGCCAAGTACAACGGCGAATGCCAGGAAGTGACCCCCGCAGAATTTGCGCCGGAACTTACCGCACGCATTCAGGAACTGGTGAAGAACGCTCACTACGCTCTGGGCGGCGCAGGCTACAGCCGTACCGACGTCCGTATTACCAAAGACGGCGAACTGTACGCCATTGAAACCAACACCCTGCCCGGCATGACTCCCACGAGCCTCCTGCCCCAGCAGGCCGCATGCAACGGAATTACCTACAGCCAGCTCATCGACATGATCATCGAAAAGAGCCTGTATATTAAGAGATAATGAACAATTAAAAAATGAACGATGAACAATGGTTATAATGGTACGGCTTTGCCGTACTCATAAAAAAGCAGCGAAGCTGCCATTATGACAATTGTTAATTATTAATTGTTCATTGTTAATTTTATGATGAACTTAGACTTATTTGTAGACACCTCCCGCAAGGGAATTTCCATGGCTCTGCATTGCGCAGAAAAGTCCATTTACGAAGAAACCGTAGATGGAGCCGCACGTGGCGAAACCGCCTCTGCAATCATGGACGAACTACTTAACCGAGTCGGAGCAACTCTTGACGATGTAAAGCGCGTCATGGTTACAGTCGGCCCCGGCTCCTTCAGCGGTTTACGTACCGGTGTCGCCTTCTGCCAAGGGCTTTGCTTCAGCGGCAAACGCGAGCTATACGGTGTCAGCACCTTGCAGGCACTTGCCTGCTTTGGTTCCGCCAACGACAAAGACGCAGCCGTTGTAATCCGCGCCCGTAGCGGTTACTGGTACCTGCGTCTGAACGAAGCCGAAAGTTTCATTCCCACAGAAGAAGTAATCGCCCAACTCAAGGCCGCAAGCCCCAAGGCAATCGTCCTCGACGATGCAGCCCTTGCCGACGAAGCCCTCAGCGAAACTGTTAAATCCCTGGAAGCCGCAGGCACCGTGATTGCAAACGAAAAGGCACAACCTCTTTCAGCCTGGTCTCCCCTCTTTGACAAGGTTAAGGCAAGCCTGATCCAGGAAGCCAACTACATCCAGCCCTCCTACTTCGAGAAGCTGCACTAGGGCAACTGCGAGAGTTACATGTCCATCCGGAAAATGGAAATCCAGGACGTTCCCGCCATCCTTGAAATCCAGAATGCTCTGGCCTTCCAGGAATGGAACGAAAAGCAGTTCGCTTCTGAAATAAAGGCCAGCTACGCCTACTGTATCGTGGACGAACTGGGCGAAGGGAATATTGCCGGCTACGCCATTTTCCACCTGATGGGGTCAGATTCAGAACTGCT from Fibrobacter sp. includes the following:
- the tsaB gene encoding tRNA (adenosine(37)-N6)-threonylcarbamoyltransferase complex dimerization subunit type 1 TsaB; translated protein: MMNLDLFVDTSRKGISMALHCAEKSIYEETVDGAARGETASAIMDELLNRVGATLDDVKRVMVTVGPGSFSGLRTGVAFCQGLCFSGKRELYGVSTLQALACFGSANDKDAAVVIRARSGYWYLRLNEAESFIPTEEVIAQLKAASPKAIVLDDAALADEALSETVKSLEAAGTVIANEKAQPLSAWSPLFDKVKASLIQEANYIQPSYFEKLH